From a single Notolabrus celidotus isolate fNotCel1 chromosome 7, fNotCel1.pri, whole genome shotgun sequence genomic region:
- the frem3 gene encoding FRAS1-related extracellular matrix protein 3 produces the protein MAGFLQSSPLCQKWELLRCLLLTFALSLCFASVDAEPFDPSHLYQHRSGPNEDNIIIANNGIRVPFGRSVFLDPLNDLVTEVQPGDRCHITVLDNDPLAQKPGMLTPKKFPCLFGPDELKYTHFGSRSPSKDRVKLQLRYDTQTDTVIIPFMLEVEVVFQQLEILTRNMPINVEKLSGDSSPIDKKSLEFTFEDGVTQCKIATLVGAGGLPRYGTLLNNPSNGQMVECDEFVKQGIRYKHTAKTNSPNRDYIPMMVELQDNEGNAITQEYFQMMVRIREGAENTAPKPSFVAMMMMEVDQFVMTAITGDMLAAEDVESDTADLIFNITSPLSPQHGYIISTDDQNLPITSFYQRDIRDLKIAYKPPSEDSEVERIFQLELEIVDTDGAVSDIFAFMIVVKPMNTMAPVATKNTGQLLFEGQSRALSSSQNLEISDEDNLEDVRITVVDGLKHGELTVLGSRRKFFTPADLDAGIVVYQHDGSDTYSDNIIFRMTDGSNEVEFLFPITIAPTDDEPPIINANTGLVLFKNEVMQISPFILSATDIDSEDSTIKFILEAPYSTVGELLLRQVEPPSDPSLWKFSETDEMFEQVVTEWFQQDILDGKLFYRHIGPHSTTTVIDHFIFRVQDDNDPPNQSGENMFTIKIHPVDDLAPELLPGTTLHMTVQEYELTHFKKKFLCYTDLDSDDRDLKYTIIKTPTDTDENNPAPLGDIVLTDSPDIIITEFTQAQVNHHKVAYKPPDQELGITPKVAQFTFIVEDTAGNTVDGLFTIFLQPVDNKPPVITNTGFTVMESSTYIITRKELHATDTDTDDENIVFTLTQIPVYGYLQYLGIDMTSGETFLLEDIEHGRLAYIHSGEESLSDVIKLDVSDGFHELPIIIKITIEPVDDETPTIMLPEGLLGASIDVLENGATEITTNVIQGRDEDTDDLMLTFIVEEPPKLGEILVHGAPAERFTQEDIINGAVVYAHTSGEIGAIKEYDSFNLTLSDLSDQWVVGGNKVQGVTVHVTILPVDSIPPIVSVGDQFVVVEGEKNVITLNHIQAEDLDTDDDDILCTIIVQPTSGYVENISPAAGSEKSRAGTAITAFSIKDIALGHIYYVQSIHKGVEPVEDRFTFRCSDGINFSERHFFPIVIIPANDEKPEIFIREFVVMEGMSLVIDTPILNAADADIPGDELHFEIIKNPKHGSIVQQLSTGTINVETFDLEQIKEASNIVYEHDDSETKEDSFEISLSDGKHKVEKTVLIMVIPVDDETPRMAINDGLDVEIGETKVISNRVLKATDLDSEDKYLTYVVRYGPGQGYLQRISKFGDVLGNITLGMNFTQDEIDNQLIQYVHTGQEGIRDLLKFDVTDGINPLIDRYFYINIGSIDMVFPDVINKGVTLKEGGKVTLTTDLLSTTDINSPDEYLGFSITRAPSRGHLESSDQPGVPISTFTQLQLAGNKIYYIHTSDDEMKMDSFEFEVTDGFNPVFRTFRVSITDVDNKKPVLTISKLLVEEGETKLITPFELTAEDRDTPDNLLRFIVTQVPVHGQLLFNNTKPISTFSKQDLNENLISYKHDGTETNEDSFSFTVTDGTHTEFYVFPDTVYETRKPQMMTIHINTVDNGVPQIVVNKAAASLRVLQTGHLGFLITSKALRSEDRDSAQKALKYTVSEAPLHGFIMNTAQGNDSVKTFTQADIDDMKICYVLLDGSNATSDIFYFTIEDNGGNKLKPQPFRLNWSWISLEREYYLVDEDAKFLEVTLKRRGYLGETSFISIATKDGTAEKDKDFRGKAQKQVQFNPGQTTATWRVKIFTDQEFETSETFEIQLSDPVMAVLEFPDIATVEIVDPGDESTVFIPQAEFKIEEDVGELLVPVRRSGDASQELMVVCYTQQATATGTIPSTVLSYSDYITRPEDHTSVLRFDKDEREKLCRIIIIDDSLYEEEESFNVSLSMPMGGQIGANFPSAKVIILADSDDEPSLYFGEPEYVVDESAGYVEVKVWRTGTDLSKTATVTVRSRKSEPVSAEAGLDYVGISRNLDFAPGVTMQTFRVTILDDLGQPDLEGPEIFDLVLRMPMNAVLGEPSKTTITINDTFTDLPKVQFKEGSYKVDESDGEVTAIVYRSGDISIRSTVRCYTRQGSAQVMMDYSERPNTDASIITFLPGETEKPCVVSLMDDSIHEEDEEFRLVLGNPKSKSPYGASIGEQKEALVTVSDGKDKPIIRFSEIKYSVREPQVKGNIAIVKIPILRVGDTSKVSVVRVHTKDGSATSGEDYNPLSEDVEFKEGEKEHFVEIEILYDGEREMREAFTVHMKPDENMVAEIQMNKAIVYIEEMDSVADVTFPAVPHVVSLLMYDDTAKTKDKPNPPNGYPVVCVTACNPKYHDFDKTGSICSAENINDTLTEYRWLISAPTGSDGVTSPMREVDTNTFFTNTKSVTLDSIYFQAGSRVQCAARAFNANGDSGLELSSPIAVISKEEGMCQPRIQGTVGAEPFSAKIRYTGPDDPDFPNLIKLTVNMPHMDGMLPVVSTRHMSNFELTLSPDGTRVGNHRCSNLLDFNEIQTGHGFITDATKNPEIIGETSPYQYSPIMRSANSLRFYRNLNLEACLWEFTSYYDMSELLNDCGGSVGTDGQVLNLVQSYVTLRVPLFVSYVFHSPVAVGGWQHFDLQSELKLTFVYDTAILWQDGIGSPPEAELQGAMYPTSMRINEEGRLVVHFKTEARFRGQFVMSHAGTSVSSMVMCADHPGLTFTLSLVRTEPTYNQPMQQWSFVSDFAVRDYSGTYTVKMVPCIASPNGEFSIPPVCHPREPLTFDMDIRFQQVSDPVAAEFSLNTQMFLLSKRELWLSDGSMGFGEGTDTAFSDGSSIYGRVMVDPVQNLGDSFSCSIEKVFLCTGADGYVPKYNPTNKEYGCLADAPSLLYRFKILDKAQPETQASAFGDVAFKATLAQDTPGGLPLIRQPGSDGFTLSSSPLFQVAAGREWFIHTIYTVRSRENANRNIGKRSLEYLHHSMSSVEHPGTSDVAINRQRRAAPAYSSPTVIQDIGIENNRGTNIQHISLDRADRMVVSQRQPLSPNRDALLERPLLESSGREPVDTSTLPMLVGLAGLILLICLIATVVLLLLRRKKREKKTQLPPYTSSSSSAYNGYSQGSASMWSSSDNSEV, from the exons GATGGTTAGAATCAGAGAGGGTGCAGAGAATACGGCTCCTAAACCCAGCTTTGTAgccatgatgatgatggaggttGATCAGTTTGTGATGACAGCTATTACGGGTGACATGCTTGCAGCTGAAGATGTTGAATCcgacacagctgacttaatttTCAACATTACTTCCCCACTGAGTCCTCAGCACGGCTATATCATCAGCACAGACGATCAGAACTTGCCTATCACTTCTTTCTATCAGAGAGACATCCGAGATCTTAAAATAGCTTATAAGCCACCCTCAGAGGACTCAGAGGTAGAAAGGATTTTTCAGCTAGAGCTTGAAATTGTAGACACCGACGGCGCTGTGTCTGATATATTTGCTTTTATGATTGTGGTGAAGCCGATGAATACCATGGCTCCTGTAGCGACCAAAAATACAGGGCAGCTATTGTTTGAAGGGCAGTCCAGAGCCCTCTCCAGCTCTCAGAATTTAGAGATTAGTGATGAGGATAACCTGGAAGATGTCAGAATAACTGTGGTTGATGGCTTAAAGCATGGAGAACTGACCGTGCTTGGCTCTCGCAGGAAGTTCTTTACACCTGCCGATCTGGACGCTGGTATTGTGGTGTACCAGCATGACGGCAGTGATACCTATAGCGACAACATTATTTTTAGGATGACTGATGGCAGCAATGAAGTGGAGTTTTTGTTTCCCATCACTATTGCTCCCACTGATGACGAGCCTCCGATTATCAATGCCAACACCGGCCTGGTGCTATTCAAGAATGAGGTCATGCAGATTTCCCCCTTCATCCTGAGCgccacagatattgattcagaAGACTCCACCATTAAGTTTATATTGGAAGCTCCCTACTCGACTGTGGGCGAGCTTCTGCTAAGGCAAGTAGAGCCTCCTTCTGACCCATCTCTCTGGAAGTTCAGTGAGACAGATGAGATGTTTGAGCAGGTGGTGACCGAATGGTTCCAGCAGGATATTCTTGATGGAAAGCTCTTCTATCGTCACATTGGACCGCACAGCACCACCACTGTAATCGATCACTTTATTTTCCGTGTTCAGGATGACAATGACCCTCCCAATCAATCAGGTGAAAACATGTTCACCATCAAAATACATCCTGTTGATGACCTTGCCCCAGAGCTTCTTCCAGGCACGACCCTTCATATGACAGTCCAGGAGTATGAACTAACACACTTTAAGAAGAAATTCCTCTGTTATACTGATTTAGATTCAGACGACAGGGACCTCAAGTACACCATCATTAAGACCCCAACTGACACTGATGAGAACAATCCAGCCCCCTTGGGTGATATTGTCCTGACTGACAGCCCTGACATTATAATTACAGAGTTCACACAGGCCCAGGTTAATCACCACAAAGTGGCCTACAAGCCTCCAGACCAGGAGCTGGGCATTACTCCAAAAGTAGCTCAGTTCACTTTTATTGTAGAAGACACAGCTGGTAACACAGTAGATGGACTATTTACCATTTTCCTACAGCCAGTTGACAACAAACCCCCAGTTATCACCAACACAGGGTTCACTGTTATGGAAAGCAGTACATATATCATCACCAGGAAAGAGCTCCATGCcacagacacagatacagaTGATGAAAATATCGTGTTCACCCTGACCCAGATTCCAGTATATGGGTATCTGCAGTATTTGGGGATTGACATGACAAGTGGTGAAACATTTCTACTTGAAGATATCGAACATGGTCGCCTAGCTTACATCCACAGTGGAGAGGAATCACTGAGTGATGTCATTAAGCTTGATGTCAGTGATGGCTTTCATGAGTTACCAATCATCATTAAGATAACCATCGAGCCGGTTGATGATGAGACCCCTACAATTATGCTCCCAGAAGGTCTGCTTGGAGCGTCCATAGATGTGCTGGAAAATGGTGCGACAGAGATCACAACTAATGTCATTCAGGGCCGTGATGAGGACACAGATGACCTCATGCTCACATTTATTGTTGAAGAGCCTCCAAAGCTTGGTGAAATCCTGGTTCATGGTGCGCCTGCTGAACGATTCACCCAAGAAGACATCATTAATGGGGCAGTGGTGTACGCTCACACATCTGGTGAAATCGGAGCTATCAAAGAATACGACTCCTTCAATCTTACTCTGTCTGATTTGTCAGATCAGTGGGTTGTTGGGGGAAACAAAGTCCAAGGTGTGACAGTCCATGTCACCATCCTTCCTGTTGACAGCATCCCACCCATTGTCAGTGTTGGAGATCAGTTTGTTGTAGTGGAAGGGGAGAAGAATGTCATTACTCTGAACCACATTCAAGCAGAAGATTTAGACACTGATGATGACGATATCCTGTGCACTATCATTGTGCAACCCACATCTGGCTATGTGGAGAACATCTCCCCAGCTGCAGGTTCTGAGAAATCCAGGGCAGGGACAGCCATCACAGCTTTTAGCATTAAAGACATCGCCCTTGGTCATATCTACTATGTCCAAAGCATTCACAAAGGGGTTGAACCTGTGGAGGATCGTTTCACCTTCCGCTGCTCAGACGGTATTAACTTCTCAGAACGCCACTTCTTCCCCATAGTCATCATTCCAGCTAACGATGAGAAACCTGAGATTTTTATTCGTGAGTTTGTGGTAATGGAGGGAATGAGTCTGGTCATTGACACGCCAATTCTTAATGCAGCTGATGCTGACATCCCTGGGGATGAGCTGCACTTTGAGATTATCAAAAATCCCAAACATGGTTCAATAGTTCAGCAGCTAAGCACTGGCACCATCAATGTAGAAACTTTTGATttggaacaaatcaaagaggCATCCAACATCGTTTATGAACACGATGATTCTGAGACCAAAGAGGACAGCTTTGAGATCAGCCTCTCAGATGGGAAACACAAAGTGGAAAAAACTGTTCTTATCATGGTGATTCCTGTTGATGATGAGACACCAAGGATGGCTATAAATGATGGTCTTGATGTTGAGATTGGAGAGACAAAAGTCATCAGCAACAGGGTTTTGAAAGCGACAGATCTTGACTCTGAGGACAAATATCTGACTTATGTTGTCCGCTACGGCCCAGGGCAAGGCTACCTGCAACGTATCAGCAAGTTTGGTGATGTTTTGGGTAACATCACCCTCGGGATGAACTTCACACAGGATGAAATTGACAATCAGCTCATCCAGTATGTGCACACCGGCCAGGAAGGAATCCGTGACCTGCTTAAGTTTGATGTTACAGATGGAATCAATCCCCTTATTGACCGTTACTTCTATATCAACATTGGAAGCATCGACATGGTCTTCCCAGATGTCATCAACAAAGGTGTGACTCtaaaagaaggaggaaaagTAACTCTTACCACTGACCTCCTCAGCACCACTGACATCAACAGTCCTGATGAATACCTTGGCTTTAGCATAACAAGAGCACCTAGCAGGGGCCACTTAGAGAGCAGCGACCAACCAGGTGTTCCCATTTCCACCTTTACCCAACTCCAGCTCGCTGGCAACAAGATCTACTACATCCACACTTCAGATGATGAGATGAAAATGGACAGCTTTGAGTTTGAGGTGACAGACGGTTTCAATCCTGTCTTCCGTACATTCAGAGTGTCCATCACAGATgtagacaataaaaaacctgtCCTGACTATAAGCAAACTTCTTGTAGAGGAGGGGGAAACCAAACTCATCACACCATTCGAGTTGACAGCTGAGGATCGGGACACCCCTGACAACCTGTTAAGATTCATAGTCACCCAGGTGCCAGTGCATGGGCAGCTGCTGTTCAACAATACCAAGCCAATCTCCACCTTTTCCAAGCAGGACCTTAACGAGAACCTTATCAGCTATAAGCATGATGGCACCGAGACAAACGAAGACAGCTTCTCCTTCACTGTCACAGATGGCACTCATACTGAGTTTTACGTCTTTCCTGACACTGTATATGAGACACGCAAACCCCAGATGATGACCATCCACATCAACACAGTGGACAACGGTGTGCCCCAGATTGTAGTAAACAAAGCTGCTGCCTCACTGAGGGTCCTACAAACAGGCCACTTAGGATTCCTGATCACCAGCAAGGCCCTTCGATCAGAGGACCGTGACAGTGCCCAGAAGGCCCTGAAGTACACTGTGTCGGAGGCTCCTCTACACGGCTTCATCATGAACACAGCACAGGGCAATGACAGCGTCAAGACCTTCACACAAG CTGATATCGATGACATGAAGATCTGTTACGTGCTGTTGGATGGGAGCAACGCCACAAGTGATATCTTCTACTTCACAATTGAAGACAACG gtGGAAACAAACTAAAGCCTCAGCCATTCAGGCTGAACTGGTCCTGGATCTCTCTGGAGAGGGAGTACTATTTAGTGGATGAAGACGCCAAATTCCTGGAGGTGACGCTCAAACGCAGAGGCTACCTGGGGGAAACCTCCTTCATCA GCATCGCAACTAAGGATGGAACAGCTGAGAAAGACAAAGACTTCCGGGGCAAAGCCCAGAAGCAGGTTCAGTTTAACCCCGGCCAGACTACGGCAACCTGGAGGGTGAAGATCTTCACTGATCAGGAGTTTGAGACCTCAGAGACCTTCGAAATTCAGCTGTCGGACCCCGTCATGGCTGTGCTGGAGTTCCCCGACATTGCAACTGTGGAGATTGTGGATCCTGGAGATG AATCGACAGTCTTCATTCCTCAGGCAGAGTTCAAGATCGAGGAGGATGTTGGAGAGCTGTTAGTGCCTGTCCGGCGCTCAGGGGATGCCAGCCAGGAACTCATGGTTGTCTGTTACACTCAGCAAG CCACGGCCACCGGCACCATCCCCAGCACCGTGCTGTCTTACTCTGATTACATCACTAGGCCTGAGGACCACACCAGCGTGCTGCGCTTTGACAAGGATGAGCGAGAGAAACTCTGCCGCATCATAATCATTGATGACTCCCtgtatgaggaggaggagagcttcAATGTCAGCCTCAGCATGCCTATGGGAGGACAGATTGGTGCCAACTTCCCAAGCGCCAAGGTCATTATCCTGGCAGACAGCGATGATG AGCCGTCTCTGTATTTTGGAGAGCCTGAATATGTCGTGGATGAGAGTGCAGGCTACGTTGAGGTGAAGGTGTGGAGGACAGGGACAGACCTGTCTAAGACGGCTACTGTCACCGTCCGCTCAAGGAAGAGCGAGCCCGTCTCAGCAGAAG CTGGATTGGACTACGTCGGCATCAGCCGGAACCTGGACTTTGCTCCCGGAGTTACGATGCAGACGTTCAGAGTGACCATCCTGGATGATCTGGGACAGCCAGATCTGGAGGGGCCTGAGATCTTTGACCTTGTGTTGAGAATGCCCATGAATGCTGTGCTGGGAGAACCAAGCAagaccaccatcaccatcaatGATACATTCACTGACT TGCCAAAGGTTCAGTTTAAAGAAGGAAGCTACAAAGTGGATGAGTCTGACGGGGAGGTAACAGCTATAGTGTACCGCAGTGGAGACATTAGCATCAGGTCCACAGTGCGCTGTTACACTCGCCAAGGCTCTGCTCAGGTCATGATGGACTACAGTGAGAGGCCCAATACTGATGCATCAATCATCACCTTCCTACCAG GTGAAACTGAGAAGCCGTGTGTGGTTAGCCTGATGGATGACTCGATccatgaagaggatgaggagttcAGACTTGTCCTGGGAAATCCCAAGAGCAAGTCTCCATATGGAGCTTCCATAGGGGAGCAGAAGGAGGCACTGGTCACAGTCTCAGACGGGAAAGACA AGCCGATTATCCGTTTCTCTGAGATCAAGTACAGCGTGCGTGAACCTCAGGTGAAAGGAAATATTGCTATTGTGAAAATTCCCATCCTGCGTGTTGGGGACACCTCAAAGGTCTCCGTGGTGAGAGTGCACACCAAGGATGGATCTGCAACCTCTGGAGAAGACTACAACCCACTATCAGAGG aTGTTGAGTTCAAAGAGGGCGAGAAGGAACACTTTGTTGAGATTGAGATCCTGTATGATGGCGAGCGTGAGATGAGAGAGGCCTTCACTGTTCACATGAAGCCTGATGAAAACATGGTGGCTGAAATACAG ATGAACAAGGCCATTGTGTACATCGAGGAGATGGACAGCGTGGCAGATGTTACCTTCCCTGCTGTGCCTCACGTGGTCTCCCTTTTAATGTATGATGACACAGCTAAAACCAAAGACAAGCCCAACCCTCCTAATGGCTACCCTGTTGTATGTGTGACG GCTTGCAACCCTAAGTACCATGACTTTGATAAAACcggctccatctgctctgctgagaACATCAATGACACTCTCACCGAATATCGCTGGCTTATCAGCGCTCCCACTGGGTCAGATGGAGTGACCAGCCCTATGAGGGAGGTTGACACCAATACTTTCTTCACCAACACCAAGTCCGTTACCTTAGATTCAATCTACTTCCAGGCTGGTTCAAGGGTTCAGTGTGCAGCAAGAGCCTTCAACGCCAATGGAGACTCTGGTCTGGAGCTGTCCAGCCCCATTGCGGTGATCAGCAAGGAAGAAG GTATGTGTCAGCCTCGTATCCAAGGCACTGTTGGAGCTGAGCCTTTTTCTGCTAAGATCCGCTATACCGGTCCAGATGACCCTGACTTCCCCAACCTCATCAAGCTGACTGTAAACATGCCTCACATGGATG gCATGTTGCCAGTGGTCTCCACAAGACATATGTCCAACTTTGAGCTCACCCTGAGCCCAGACGGCACACGTGTTGGCAACCATCGATGCTCCAACTTGCTCGACTTCAATGAGATCCAGACAGGCCATGGCTTTATCACAGATGCAACAAAAAACCCTGAAATCATTGGCGAGACTTCACCCTACCAGTACAGCCCTATCATGCGCTCTGCCAACTCTCTGCGCTTCTACAGAAACCTCAACCTAGAGGCCTGTCTGTGGGAGTTCACCAGCTACTACGACATGTCAGAGCTGCTGAATGACTGTGGAGGATCTGTTGGCACTGATGGACAG GTGCTGAACCTGGTCCAGTCCTACGTCACGCTGCgtgttcctctgtttgtgtcctATGTCTTCCACTCTCCTGTGGCTGTGGGAGGCTGGCAGCACTTTGACCTCCAGTCAGAGCTCAAACTCACCTTTGTGTATGATACAGCAATTCTGTGGCAGGACGGCATTGGCAGCCCACCTGAGGCTGAGCTACAAG GAGCCATGTACCCAACCAGTATGCGTATTAATGAGGAAGGACGTCTGGTGGTACACTTCAAGACAGAGGCTCGCTTTAGGGGACAGTTTGTTATGTCCCATGCAG gaaCCAGTGTGTCATCCATGGTGATGTGTGCTGACCACCCTGGGTTGACATTCACGCTCTCCTTGGTCAGGACTGAGCCTACTTACAACCAGCCCATGCAGCAGTGGAGTTTTGTCTCAGACTTTGCT GTGCGAGACTACTCAGGGACATACACAGTAAAGATGGTCCCCTGCATTGCATCACCCAATGGGGAGTTCAGCATCCCTCCTGTCTGCCACCCAAGAGAGCCACTTACATTTGACATGGACATTCGCTTCCAACAG GTGAGCGACCCAGTTGCAGCCGAGTTTAGCCTCAACACTCAGATGTTCCTGCTGTCAAAGAGGGAGCTGTGGTTATCCGATGGCTCCATGGGCTTTGGTGAAGGGACTGATACTGCATTTTCAGACG GCTCCTCTATCTATGGCCGTGTGATGGTGGACCCAGTTCAGAACCTGGGTGACTCCTTCTCTTGCAGTATTGAGAAGGTCTTCCTCTGCACTGGAGCAGATGGCTACGTCCCGAAGTACAACCCAACTAACAAGGAGTATGGCTGCCTGGCAGACGCTCCTTCTTTGCTTTACAGATTCAAGATCTTG GACAAAGCCCAGCCAGAGACTCAAGCCTCAGCGTTCGGTGATGTTGCCTTTAAGGCCACACTGGCTCAAGACACACCTGGAGGTCTGCCTTTGATCAGACAACCGGGATCAGATGGTTTCACACTGTCCTCATCTCCACTTTTCCAG GTGGCTGCTGGCCGAGAGTGGTTCATCCACACTATTTACACAGTCCGCTCCAGAGAAAATGCAAACCGCAACATTGGAAAGCGCAGTCTGGAGTACCTGCATCACAGCATGTCTTCAGTTGAGCATCCTGGTACTTCCGATGTGGCCATCAACCGACAGCGTCGTGCTGCCCCTGCTTACTCAAGCCCTACTGTGATCCAGGACATTGGAATAGAAAACAACCGAGGCACCAACATCCAGCACATCTCCCTGGACCGAGCAGACCGCATGGTGGTCAGCCAGCGCCAGCCCTTGTCCCCTAATCGTGACGCCCTCCTggagcgccccctgctggagagTTCTGGCAGAGAGCCGGTCGACACCTCCACCCTGCCCATGTTAGTTGGCCTCGCGGGTCTGATCCTCCTCATCTGCCTCATCGCTACCGTTGTCCTTCTGCTGCTGCGGCgcaaaaagagggaaaagaagACCCAGCTGCCTCCttacacttcctcctcctcttctgcctACAATGGCTACAGCCAGGGCTCAGCAAGCATGTGGAGCAGCTCAGACAACTCTGAGGTCTAA